In Limnobaculum parvum, one DNA window encodes the following:
- the tamB gene encoding autotransporter assembly complex protein TamB yields MKWIKRVLIALLLLILLLCGALAWLLGTQNGLHFVLNQAPRLVSGLQIGNVEGGWRDLTLSKVSYVMPGIDVGVGEFHLSVNLDCISEKKICVNAITATDVDVKVNTSQIPLSDVLDDPASQPVTDIQTPYPIALNLLRLNNVKVTVDDIAISLNEFRSAANWQQREVSILPTTIRQLLVVLPTSSEPAPAPTGTQQTTGEMLKQLFAEPLLASLPEVPLPMDFNLPSLIGEDLRLAGSTPIQIDRLALQAVSKESHIQIQSLKVNAPEGIAALVGDVTMHGNWPVNLTLNGTVNDPSLKGEKVKLVVSGEVTDRLTVYLNASGPVSAQLKAETELATAGLPLALTLESKQVRWPLMGKTDYKVNDTRLRLTGKATDYALSLRSAVEGTDIPPANVQVDGKGNIQQFNLSRLRLNALQGKAEMNGVVDWSNAISWRSLLTLDGINTVKQWPEWPVSLNGKVSTKGSLNGGSWQVDVSELNLNGQVKQNRLSASGSLKGNDAGQWVIPGINLVLGPNTLDVKGDLADKWVLDADIDAPKLTGMLPGLSGVAKGTVKLRGNAKAPQLLADVTANGLGWQDMQIAKVTLNSDITSESQVKGILTLAISGLKQGDLNVSQLNLDAEGSETKHHLKLNIDGKPVSGQLALSGSFDRASEHWKGVLGNTRFDTPVGEWKTSQDVALDYRNAQQTISIGSHCWRNPNAELCVPKTIEAGPTGQASIVLSRFDLAMLSPLLDRDTKAKGVFSGNADISWKANGGLPQAKVQLKGDGVAVTQIVNGRPLPMVLDDMKLDANLTGNRAQLNWLMKIANNGSFNGNIQVNDPQNSRSLSGNVKIDALSLALLKPVLLSSEKADGLLNANLSLSGNAQNPKISGPLVLDQLKLNTQMIPLTVKDGRIALNFNGTSSELTGLIQTEKGSLSLGGNADWRQIDAWRASITAKGDRIRISMPPTVLLDVSPDIVFEATPQLLTLNGSVGVPWARISVEEIPESATGVSSDEVMLDKQLKPIEARTTSIPINSNLVIHIGNNVAINAFGLKARLQGDLKVAQDKKGLGLNGQVNIPDGSFRAYGQDLVIRKGQILFAGAADQPMLNLEAIRNPDATENDVTAGVRVTGLASEPKVEIFSDPAMSQEQALSYLLRGQGLDSGGGDSDMMTSMLIGIGVAKSGKLVGQIGEAFGVKNLSLDTQGVGDSSSVVVSGYIMPGLQVKYGVGIFDSLATLTLRYRLIPKLYLEAVSGIDQALDLLYQFEF; encoded by the coding sequence ATGAAGTGGATTAAACGAGTTCTGATTGCTCTGTTACTGTTAATCTTGCTGCTGTGTGGCGCGCTGGCCTGGCTCTTGGGAACCCAGAACGGATTGCATTTTGTACTTAATCAGGCACCCCGGCTGGTATCAGGATTGCAAATTGGCAACGTTGAGGGTGGATGGCGTGATTTGACGTTGTCGAAAGTGAGTTATGTCATGCCCGGTATCGATGTTGGTGTCGGTGAATTTCATTTGTCGGTGAATCTGGATTGTATCTCCGAGAAGAAAATTTGTGTTAATGCCATTACCGCCACAGACGTTGATGTTAAGGTTAATACCAGCCAGATCCCATTGTCTGATGTTCTTGACGATCCAGCAAGCCAACCGGTTACGGATATTCAGACGCCTTATCCCATTGCGCTTAACCTGCTTCGTTTAAATAACGTCAAGGTTACCGTTGATGATATTGCCATTAGCTTGAATGAGTTCCGCAGCGCAGCTAACTGGCAGCAGCGTGAAGTATCTATCCTTCCAACCACGATTCGCCAATTATTGGTGGTGTTACCGACGTCGTCTGAACCGGCACCTGCTCCGACTGGTACACAGCAAACCACCGGAGAGATGCTGAAGCAACTGTTCGCCGAGCCTCTACTGGCATCATTGCCGGAAGTACCTTTGCCGATGGATTTCAATCTGCCAAGTTTGATTGGTGAAGATTTGCGCCTGGCTGGAAGTACACCAATACAGATAGATCGTTTGGCGCTACAGGCCGTTAGCAAAGAGTCCCATATTCAGATTCAGTCATTAAAAGTGAATGCACCAGAGGGCATTGCTGCACTGGTGGGTGACGTCACAATGCATGGTAACTGGCCGGTGAATCTTACGCTCAACGGTACGGTAAATGACCCTTCCCTAAAAGGCGAGAAAGTTAAGTTAGTTGTGAGTGGCGAAGTTACTGACCGGTTAACTGTCTATCTCAATGCGTCTGGCCCGGTTAGTGCCCAGCTAAAAGCAGAAACCGAGTTAGCAACCGCAGGATTACCGCTTGCACTAACGTTGGAAAGTAAGCAGGTACGTTGGCCGCTGATGGGAAAAACCGATTATAAAGTTAATGATACTCGCTTACGCTTGACAGGAAAGGCAACTGATTACGCGCTGTCTTTACGTTCAGCCGTTGAAGGAACCGATATTCCTCCTGCTAATGTGCAGGTTGATGGTAAAGGCAATATTCAACAGTTCAATTTATCGCGTTTGCGTTTGAATGCTTTACAAGGCAAGGCCGAGATGAATGGCGTTGTTGACTGGAGTAACGCCATAAGTTGGCGCTCATTGTTAACCCTTGATGGTATCAATACGGTAAAACAATGGCCCGAATGGCCAGTCAGCCTCAACGGGAAAGTGAGCACTAAAGGCAGCTTGAATGGTGGAAGCTGGCAGGTTGATGTGTCGGAGCTTAATCTGAATGGTCAGGTGAAGCAAAACCGCCTGAGTGCCTCGGGATCGTTAAAAGGGAATGACGCCGGTCAGTGGGTTATTCCTGGTATTAATCTGGTACTGGGTCCTAATACACTCGATGTTAAAGGGGATCTGGCTGACAAATGGGTGTTAGATGCTGATATTGATGCACCTAAGCTGACAGGAATGCTACCGGGATTAAGCGGTGTCGCTAAGGGTACAGTGAAACTCAGAGGAAATGCCAAAGCCCCTCAACTGTTGGCCGATGTAACAGCAAATGGTTTAGGCTGGCAGGATATGCAGATCGCTAAGGTTACTTTGAACAGCGATATCACCTCAGAATCACAGGTAAAAGGAATTCTGACATTAGCCATAAGCGGTTTGAAACAGGGCGACTTAAATGTCAGCCAACTGAATCTTGATGCAGAGGGGAGTGAAACTAAGCATCATCTTAAGCTGAATATTGATGGTAAACCGGTCTCTGGTCAGTTGGCATTATCCGGTAGTTTTGATCGGGCCAGCGAGCATTGGAAAGGCGTGTTGGGTAATACCCGATTCGATACCCCTGTTGGTGAATGGAAAACTTCGCAAGATGTTGCGTTGGATTATCGTAACGCACAGCAAACCATCAGTATTGGTTCTCACTGCTGGCGTAACCCGAATGCTGAACTTTGTGTACCAAAAACCATAGAAGCAGGGCCAACGGGTCAGGCTTCCATTGTGCTTAGCCGTTTTGACTTAGCCATGTTGTCCCCATTACTGGATAGAGACACTAAAGCCAAAGGGGTATTTAGCGGTAATGCTGATATCAGTTGGAAAGCAAACGGTGGATTGCCTCAGGCAAAAGTACAGTTGAAAGGGGATGGGGTAGCCGTAACCCAAATTGTTAATGGCCGTCCATTGCCTATGGTGTTGGATGATATGAAGCTGGATGCTAACCTGACGGGGAATCGTGCTCAGCTTAACTGGCTGATGAAAATAGCGAATAACGGCAGCTTTAACGGCAATATTCAGGTGAATGACCCGCAAAACAGCCGCAGCTTGTCCGGTAATGTGAAAATTGATGCACTTTCTCTCGCATTGTTAAAGCCGGTACTGCTGAGTAGTGAAAAAGCGGATGGCCTGTTGAATGCTAATTTAAGTTTATCCGGCAATGCGCAAAACCCCAAAATTTCTGGCCCTCTGGTACTTGATCAACTGAAGTTGAATACCCAGATGATCCCTCTGACGGTTAAAGATGGTCGTATTGCTCTGAACTTCAATGGTACCAGCTCTGAACTAACCGGCCTTATCCAGACAGAGAAAGGTTCATTGAGTCTTGGGGGAAATGCAGACTGGCGTCAAATTGATGCATGGCGAGCATCAATCACGGCAAAAGGCGACCGGATTCGCATTTCTATGCCACCAACCGTGTTGCTTGATGTGTCTCCTGATATTGTTTTTGAGGCAACACCTCAATTGCTGACATTAAACGGTTCTGTCGGTGTGCCGTGGGCTAGGATCTCAGTAGAAGAGATACCTGAAAGTGCTACGGGTGTCTCTTCTGATGAAGTGATGCTGGACAAACAGCTAAAACCGATTGAAGCCAGAACCACATCAATACCAATTAATAGCAATTTAGTTATTCATATCGGTAATAACGTTGCAATTAATGCATTTGGTTTGAAAGCACGTTTACAGGGTGATTTAAAAGTTGCTCAGGATAAAAAAGGGCTAGGCTTAAACGGTCAGGTTAATATTCCAGACGGTTCTTTTCGCGCTTATGGGCAGGATTTGGTGATTCGTAAAGGTCAAATTCTGTTTGCCGGAGCAGCCGATCAGCCAATGTTGAATCTGGAAGCTATTCGTAATCCTGATGCGACAGAGAATGATGTTACCGCGGGGGTTCGCGTTACCGGGCTTGCCAGTGAACCGAAAGTAGAGATTTTCTCCGATCCGGCAATGTCACAGGAACAGGCGCTATCTTATCTGCTCAGGGGGCAGGGGCTGGACAGTGGTGGTGGTGACAGTGATATGATGACTTCGATGCTGATTGGAATAGGCGTTGCCAAGAGCGGTAAACTGGTTGGACAGATCGGTGAAGCTTTTGGCGTTAAAAATTTATCACTGGATACGCAAGGCGTTGGCGACAGCTCTTCTGTTGTTGTGAGTGGCTATATTATGCCAGGCTTACAGGTAAAATATGGTGTAGGGATTTTTGACTCGCTGGCAACATTAACTTTACGCTATCGGCTGATACCAAAATTGTATCTTGAAGCGGTGTCTGGCATCGATCAGGCGTTGGATTTGCTTTATCAGTTTGAGTTTTGA
- a CDS encoding gamma-glutamylcyclotransferase family protein, with protein sequence MRIIVYGSLRRGQGNSHWMTNAQWLGEYRIAGYELYDLGHYPAVIKGEGEIDCEVYRIDSSILAELDELKNDTRDYKRELVKTPYGSAWMYLYLHSVDGLKRIDSGDWVHRKDDE encoded by the coding sequence ATGCGAATTATTGTTTATGGTAGTTTACGACGGGGTCAGGGTAATAGTCACTGGATGACAAACGCCCAGTGGCTTGGTGAATATCGCATTGCTGGCTACGAGCTGTATGATTTAGGGCATTACCCTGCTGTAATTAAAGGTGAAGGAGAGATCGATTGCGAGGTTTATCGCATCGATTCATCTATTCTGGCTGAGCTTGATGAGTTGAAAAACGATACGCGGGACTATAAGAGAGAGTTGGTTAAAACGCCTTATGGCAGTGCCTGGATGTATTTATATCTGCATTCAGTTGACGGGTTAAAGCGTATTGATAGCGGTGATTGGGTTCATCGTAAAGATGATGAATAA
- the ppa gene encoding inorganic diphosphatase — protein MSLNLVPAGKDLPEDIYVVIEIPANADPIKYEVDKETGAIFVDRFMSTAMFYPCNYGYINHTLSLDGDPVDVLVPTPYPLLPGSVIRCRPVGVLKMTDESGEDAKLVAVPHTKLSKEYDHIKDVNDLPELLRAQITHFFEHYKDLEKGKWVKVDGWDNAAAAKAEIMASFERAKK, from the coding sequence ATGAGCCTTAATTTAGTCCCGGCAGGGAAAGACCTTCCGGAAGATATCTATGTTGTAATTGAAATTCCTGCCAATGCCGATCCGATCAAATACGAAGTAGACAAAGAGACCGGCGCTATTTTTGTTGACCGTTTTATGTCAACCGCCATGTTCTATCCATGCAACTATGGTTACATTAACCACACATTATCTCTGGATGGGGATCCGGTTGACGTTTTAGTCCCAACGCCTTATCCACTGCTGCCAGGTTCTGTTATTCGCTGCCGTCCAGTTGGCGTACTGAAGATGACTGATGAATCAGGCGAAGACGCTAAGTTAGTTGCCGTACCTCACACTAAGCTGAGCAAAGAATACGATCACATCAAAGATGTTAACGACTTGCCTGAGCTGCTACGTGCACAAATCACTCACTTCTTCGAACATTATAAAGATTTAGAAAAAGGCAAATGGGTGAAAGTTGACGGTTGGGATAACGCTGCCGCCGCTAAAGCTGAAATCATGGCCTCTTTCGAACGCGCTAAGAAGTAA
- the fbp gene encoding class 1 fructose-bisphosphatase, whose translation MKTLGEFIVEKQQDFPHATGELTSLLSAIKLGAKIIHRDINKAGLVDILGTNGISNVQGEAQMKLDLYANEKLKAALIARGEVAGIASEEEDDIVVFEGERATHAKYVVLMDPLDGSSNIDVNVSVGTIFSIYRRITPIGQPITEADFLQPGNRQVAAGYVVYGSSTMLVYTTGVGVHAFTYDSSIGVFCLSHEKVRFPSKGNMYSINEGNYIKFPLGVKKYLKFCQEQDESTGRPYTSRYIGSLVADFHRNLLKGGIYLYPSTASHPKGKLRLLYECNPMAFLAEQAGGRASDGFKRILDIVPQELHQRMPLFIGTESMVKDAERFMHNYPDE comes from the coding sequence ATGAAAACGTTAGGCGAATTTATCGTCGAGAAGCAACAAGATTTCCCTCACGCGACAGGTGAGCTTACGTCACTGCTTTCAGCAATTAAGCTAGGCGCTAAAATTATTCACCGTGACATTAACAAAGCGGGCCTAGTTGATATTCTCGGGACAAACGGCATTTCTAACGTACAGGGTGAAGCTCAGATGAAGCTTGATCTGTATGCCAACGAAAAGCTTAAGGCGGCCTTAATCGCCCGTGGTGAAGTGGCAGGTATTGCCTCAGAAGAAGAAGATGACATTGTTGTTTTTGAAGGCGAGCGCGCCACTCATGCAAAATATGTTGTTTTAATGGATCCATTGGATGGTTCTTCAAATATCGATGTAAACGTCTCGGTCGGTACAATTTTCTCTATCTACCGTCGTATTACGCCAATTGGTCAGCCAATCACTGAAGCTGACTTCTTACAGCCAGGTAATCGCCAGGTTGCTGCCGGATATGTGGTTTATGGTTCATCAACCATGCTGGTATACACTACGGGTGTTGGTGTGCATGCCTTTACCTACGACTCTTCCATTGGGGTGTTCTGTCTGTCCCATGAAAAGGTTCGTTTCCCGAGCAAGGGGAATATGTATTCCATCAACGAAGGTAACTATATTAAGTTTCCATTAGGGGTTAAGAAATACCTCAAATTCTGTCAGGAGCAGGATGAATCTACCGGTCGTCCTTATACCTCCCGATATATTGGTTCTTTGGTAGCAGACTTCCACCGCAATCTGCTAAAGGGGGGCATTTATCTCTACCCAAGCACCGCTTCACACCCGAAAGGTAAGCTTCGTTTACTGTACGAATGCAACCCAATGGCCTTTCTGGCTGAACAGGCTGGCGGCCGCGCCAGCGATGGATTCAAACGTATTCTGGACATTGTGCCGCAAGAGCTTCACCAGCGTATGCCACTGTTTATCGGCACAGAATCCATGGTTAAAGATGCTGAGCGCTTCATGCATAACTATCCAGATGAGTAA
- the mpl gene encoding UDP-N-acetylmuramate:L-alanyl-gamma-D-glutamyl-meso-diaminopimelate ligase, which produces MHIHILGICGTFMGGIAMLARALGHQVTGSDANVYPPMSTLLEKQGIDLIQGYAPSQLNPRPDLVIIGNAMGRGNPCVETVLEEGIPYMSGPQWLHDNVLRDRWVVAIAGTHGKTTTAGMATWILESCGYKPGFVIGGVPGNFDVSARLGDSPFFVIEADEYDSAFFDKRSKFVHYCPRTLVLNNLEFDHADIFEDLRAIQKQFHHLVRLVPGQGKILLPENDLNLKHVINMGCWSELETTGEGYTWAAHKLTVDASHYQVLLNGEVVGEVNWSLVGEHNMQNGLMAIAAARHVGVQPQDACRALDDFINARRRLELRGEANGVTVYDDFAHHPTAILATLTALRSKVGGTARILAVLEPRSNTMKMGVSKDELAPAFGRADEVFLLQPANLPWQVTDVTDACIQPAHWSGDLDALVDMIVRSAQPGDNILVMSNGGFGGIHDKLLAGLKQKQKDTQ; this is translated from the coding sequence ATGCATATTCATATTCTTGGTATTTGTGGCACTTTCATGGGCGGTATTGCCATGTTGGCCCGTGCCCTAGGGCATCAAGTCACAGGTTCTGACGCTAACGTTTATCCACCGATGAGTACGCTGTTAGAAAAGCAAGGTATCGACTTGATTCAGGGATATGCTCCATCACAGCTTAATCCTCGTCCCGATCTGGTCATTATTGGTAATGCGATGGGGCGTGGTAATCCTTGTGTTGAAACGGTGCTGGAAGAGGGTATCCCCTACATGTCTGGACCTCAGTGGTTACATGACAATGTACTGCGCGATCGTTGGGTGGTTGCCATAGCGGGGACGCACGGCAAAACGACTACCGCTGGTATGGCGACCTGGATTCTGGAAAGCTGCGGCTATAAGCCCGGTTTTGTTATTGGTGGTGTGCCGGGAAATTTCGATGTTTCTGCTCGTTTGGGCGACAGTCCGTTTTTTGTGATTGAGGCCGATGAGTATGATAGTGCCTTCTTTGATAAGCGTTCTAAATTTGTGCACTACTGCCCTCGTACTCTGGTCCTGAATAACCTTGAGTTCGATCATGCGGATATATTTGAAGATTTACGAGCAATCCAAAAACAGTTCCACCATCTGGTGCGTTTAGTTCCGGGACAAGGCAAGATTTTACTGCCAGAAAACGATTTGAACTTAAAGCATGTGATTAATATGGGGTGCTGGAGTGAATTAGAAACTACCGGTGAAGGGTACACATGGGCGGCGCATAAGCTCACGGTCGATGCCAGCCACTATCAGGTGTTATTAAATGGTGAGGTGGTTGGTGAGGTTAACTGGTCGCTGGTAGGTGAGCACAATATGCAAAATGGTCTGATGGCCATCGCTGCAGCTCGTCATGTTGGCGTTCAACCCCAGGATGCCTGCCGTGCTTTGGATGACTTTATTAACGCCCGTCGTCGTCTGGAGTTACGTGGTGAGGCTAATGGTGTTACCGTTTATGATGATTTTGCTCATCATCCAACCGCAATTTTAGCAACCCTAACGGCTCTGCGAAGTAAAGTTGGCGGGACAGCGCGTATTCTGGCAGTGCTGGAACCTCGCTCAAACACTATGAAGATGGGAGTGAGCAAAGATGAACTGGCTCCTGCATTTGGCCGGGCGGATGAGGTATTCTTGCTGCAGCCGGCAAACCTTCCTTGGCAGGTTACTGATGTAACCGATGCCTGTATTCAGCCTGCTCACTGGTCTGGCGACTTGGACGCGTTGGTAGATATGATTGTTCGCAGCGCTCAGCCGGGTGACAACATTCTGGTAATGAGTAACGGCGGCTTTGGTGGCATTCACGATAAGCTGTTGGCTGGGTTAAAACAAAAGCAGAAAGATACCCAGTAA
- the argR gene encoding transcriptional regulator ArgR — protein sequence MRSPTKQDDLVKAFKALLKEEKLSSQGEIVQALQDEGFENINQSKVSRMLTKFGAVRIRNAKMEMVYCLPTELGVPTATSPLKNLILDIDYNDALVVIRTSPGAAQLLARLLDSIGKSEGILGTIAGDDTIFTTPARGFSVEQLYEAILDLFEQEL from the coding sequence ATGCGAAGCCCAACAAAACAAGATGATTTGGTGAAGGCGTTTAAAGCGCTGTTAAAAGAAGAAAAACTCAGCTCTCAGGGTGAAATTGTTCAGGCTTTACAGGATGAAGGCTTTGAGAACATTAATCAGTCCAAAGTCTCACGCATGCTAACCAAATTTGGCGCAGTACGAATTCGTAACGCTAAAATGGAGATGGTGTACTGCCTACCCACTGAACTCGGGGTGCCGACTGCAACTAGCCCACTGAAGAACCTGATTCTGGATATTGATTACAACGATGCCTTGGTAGTGATCCGCACCAGCCCCGGCGCAGCACAGCTTCTGGCTCGATTACTCGATTCAATTGGTAAATCAGAGGGAATTCTCGGCACTATCGCCGGAGATGACACGATTTTCACTACCCCTGCCAGAGGGTTTAGCGTAGAACAACTTTACGAAGCAATTCTCGATTTGTTTGAGCAGGAGCTCTAA
- the mdh gene encoding malate dehydrogenase — MKITVLGAAGGIGQALALLLKTQLPANSELSLYDIAPVTPGVAVDLSHIPTAVKITGFSGEDAKPALQGADIVLISAGVARKPGMDRSDLFNINAGIVRNLVEQVAQVCPKACIGIITNPVNTTVAIAAEVLKKAGVYDKNKLFGITTLDIIRSNTFVADLKGKLPTDVEVAVIGGHSGVTILPLLSQIPGISFTDAEIESLTKRIQNAGTEVVEAKAGGGSATLSMGQAAARFALSLLRGLHGEQGVVECAYVEGDGKYARFFAQQLVLGKNGIESRKAIGTLSAFEQQALDSMLDVLHKDIELGEKFIQG; from the coding sequence ATGAAAATTACAGTTCTTGGCGCAGCCGGTGGAATTGGTCAGGCTTTAGCCCTGTTACTGAAAACGCAGCTTCCTGCGAATTCTGAGTTATCTCTCTATGATATCGCGCCGGTTACTCCGGGGGTTGCTGTTGATTTAAGTCATATTCCGACAGCAGTTAAAATCACCGGTTTTAGCGGTGAAGATGCTAAACCAGCTCTGCAAGGTGCAGATATTGTTTTAATTTCTGCAGGTGTTGCACGTAAACCCGGCATGGATCGCTCCGATTTATTTAATATTAATGCGGGTATTGTACGTAATCTGGTAGAACAGGTAGCTCAGGTATGTCCAAAAGCGTGTATTGGTATCATCACTAACCCAGTTAATACCACTGTTGCTATTGCCGCAGAAGTATTAAAGAAAGCTGGCGTTTATGACAAAAATAAACTGTTTGGTATCACCACGCTGGACATTATCCGTTCTAATACTTTTGTTGCAGATCTGAAAGGTAAGTTACCTACTGACGTAGAAGTTGCCGTTATTGGCGGTCATTCAGGCGTAACCATTTTGCCTCTGTTATCACAAATTCCTGGCATAAGCTTTACCGATGCTGAAATCGAGTCACTCACTAAACGTATTCAAAACGCAGGTACCGAAGTGGTCGAAGCTAAAGCTGGTGGCGGATCGGCAACCCTATCAATGGGGCAAGCGGCAGCGCGTTTTGCGTTGTCCCTGCTGCGCGGATTACACGGGGAACAAGGCGTCGTTGAGTGTGCTTATGTTGAGGGTGATGGTAAGTATGCCCGCTTCTTCGCCCAGCAGTTAGTATTAGGTAAGAATGGTATTGAGAGCAGAAAAGCGATCGGCACATTAAGCGCGTTTGAACAACAAGCGCTGGATTCAATGCTGGACGTATTGCACAAAGATATTGAACTGGGTGAAAAATTCATTCAGGGATAA
- a CDS encoding helix-turn-helix domain-containing protein: MISRKEDWHSADIIAALRKRGTTLAALSRQSGLSSSTLANALVRPWPKGERIIAEALEKHPSEIWPSRYLKIKNNRLHSDEKEPT, encoded by the coding sequence ATGATTTCAAGGAAAGAAGATTGGCATTCTGCAGATATCATTGCCGCCTTACGCAAACGAGGTACCACATTAGCAGCTTTATCACGCCAATCCGGTTTAAGTTCATCTACTTTAGCCAATGCGCTCGTCCGTCCGTGGCCCAAGGGAGAAAGGATTATTGCAGAAGCATTAGAAAAACACCCTTCTGAAATTTGGCCCAGCAGATACTTAAAGATAAAAAACAATCGATTGCATTCTGATGAAAAAGAACCTACCTGA
- a CDS encoding DNA-binding protein: MKKEWFSTSELTGIAGLPSTIQGINQKARREQWKSRKRTGVQGKALEYHIDSIPDKVRIVLRSHEEGAKYSAMVNDPFAIWVTAYNQLTSTERERIISLIVRHGISGLMDKVNMFTVEPVAEVAEVC; the protein is encoded by the coding sequence ATGAAAAAAGAATGGTTTTCAACAAGTGAGTTAACCGGAATAGCTGGGCTACCCTCAACCATTCAGGGAATTAATCAAAAAGCACGCCGTGAGCAATGGAAAAGTCGTAAACGCACTGGCGTACAGGGTAAGGCTCTGGAATACCACATAGACAGTATTCCGGATAAAGTCAGGATCGTGCTTCGTAGTCATGAAGAAGGCGCTAAGTATAGCGCGATGGTTAATGATCCTTTTGCTATTTGGGTAACTGCATATAATCAACTGACGTCAACCGAACGTGAAAGAATTATCTCTTTGATCGTTCGTCATGGTATTTCAGGGCTAATGGATAAAGTGAATATGTTTACCGTTGAGCCCGTTGCTGAAGTAGCTGAAGTTTGCTGA
- a CDS encoding DNA-binding protein produces MKKEWFSTRELTGVAGLPGTIQGINQKAHREKWESRKRTGVQGKALEYYINSIPEKVQIALQAKENGVPFDAIPNDSLSVWISAFHQLTATEREKLISLLMRQGIAGLMAKVNWGEGSDDASQS; encoded by the coding sequence ATGAAAAAAGAATGGTTTTCGACCAGGGAACTAACAGGCGTTGCTGGATTACCCGGCACCATTCAGGGCATCAATCAAAAAGCCCATCGGGAGAAGTGGGAAAGCCGCAAACGCACAGGTGTTCAGGGGAAGGCTTTGGAATATTATATCAATAGTATTCCTGAAAAGGTTCAAATTGCACTACAAGCTAAAGAAAATGGGGTGCCGTTTGATGCTATTCCAAATGATTCATTATCCGTCTGGATAAGTGCGTTTCATCAATTAACGGCGACAGAACGAGAGAAACTTATCTCTCTGCTTATGAGGCAGGGTATTGCCGGATTAATGGCTAAAGTTAATTGGGGTGAAGGTAGTGATGATGCTTCACAAAGCTGA
- the ispB gene encoding octaprenyl diphosphate synthase, which translates to MNIEKITQLAEKDMAAVNAAILTQLDSDVVLINQLGHYIISGGGKRIRPMIAVLAARALGYQGDGHITSAALIEFIHTATLLHDDVVDESDLRRGKATANAAFGNAASVLVGDFIYTRSFQMMTTLGSLEILKLMSSATNVIAEGEVMQLMNCNNPDITEENYMQVIYSKTARLFEAAAQASAILAGATPEQEKALQDYGRYIGTAFQLIDDLLDYSADGSKLGKSLGDDLNEGKPTLPLLHAMRNGPAENAAQIREAIEQGNGRHLLDSVLKTMNQCGSLTYTQQRAEEEANKAIAALSCLPNTPYKTALESLARMSVHRDT; encoded by the coding sequence ATGAATATTGAAAAAATCACCCAGTTAGCAGAAAAGGACATGGCTGCAGTCAATGCCGCAATACTTACCCAGTTGGATTCTGATGTTGTTTTGATCAATCAATTGGGGCATTACATCATCAGCGGAGGAGGGAAGCGCATCCGTCCTATGATTGCCGTCCTCGCTGCTCGGGCCCTAGGCTACCAGGGGGATGGGCACATTACGTCAGCGGCATTAATCGAGTTCATCCATACCGCAACGTTGCTGCATGATGATGTAGTTGATGAATCCGATCTCCGCAGAGGAAAAGCCACGGCCAATGCCGCGTTTGGTAATGCCGCCAGCGTATTAGTCGGCGACTTCATCTACACCCGTTCTTTCCAAATGATGACCACCCTTGGTTCGTTGGAGATTTTAAAACTGATGTCATCAGCAACCAACGTCATTGCTGAAGGCGAAGTCATGCAATTGATGAACTGTAACAATCCTGATATTACTGAAGAAAATTATATGCAGGTGATTTACAGCAAAACTGCTCGACTTTTTGAGGCTGCCGCCCAAGCTTCTGCAATACTTGCAGGGGCAACGCCAGAACAGGAAAAAGCGCTGCAGGACTATGGTCGTTATATTGGTACGGCATTCCAGTTGATCGATGATCTATTGGATTACAGTGCTGACGGTTCAAAACTGGGTAAAAGCCTAGGAGATGACCTGAACGAAGGGAAACCAACATTACCATTGCTTCATGCTATGCGTAATGGACCCGCCGAAAACGCAGCTCAAATTCGTGAAGCGATTGAACAAGGAAACGGACGCCATTTATTGGATTCAGTACTGAAGACTATGAATCAGTGCGGTTCACTGACTTATACACAACAACGTGCGGAAGAAGAAGCAAATAAAGCAATTGCTGCATTATCCTGTTTGCCAAATACACCTTACAAAACAGCATTAGAATCGCTAGCGCGTATGTCCGTACACAGAGATACCTGA